One stretch of Erythrolamprus reginae isolate rEryReg1 chromosome 7, rEryReg1.hap1, whole genome shotgun sequence DNA includes these proteins:
- the SPATA4 gene encoding spermatogenesis-associated protein 4 isoform X2 codes for MSYSTCPGRTGLPLIVLRWLQSLDLTFSPKNFRRDFSNGYLIAEIFSRYFPEDIHMNSFLNGTSLRVKLINWEILEKFFRKRNLKTTRELIDGTIHFKPGAAEMFVQDIYTMLTNSCIKHIQDEEIDFTDRIYQDSLPLVARSTASSAIKNNIGLTEIMAEPDVFKNKQKINAILDIHRQRRLMEREQHPSRFGIKPTLGQLASNRSSILARSFGTTNLPKEKSVPVPDYVPSTEIRGKTDVHFKTIKVKQPEKFSFGVNTNTEVSGMHFKELQRRNTEIQKKISNQI; via the exons ATGTCGTACTCCACATGTCCAGGGCGTACTGGATTGCCCCTGATAGTGCTGCGATGGCTTCAGAGCCTCGACCTCACTTTTTCACCAAAGAACTTCCGTAG GGATTTTTCAAATGGCTACCTTATTGCTGAAATATTCTCTCGGTACTTCCCAGAAGACATTCATATGAATTCCTTTTTAAATGGAACATCTTTAAGAGTCAAACTCATTAACTGGGAAATACTTGAAAAG ttttttagaaaaagaaaccTGAAGACTACACGAGAGCTAATAGATGGGACAATTCATTTTAAACCAGGAGCTGCAGAAATGTTTGTACAAGATATTTATACAATGCTTACAAACAGTTG TATAAAACATATTCAAGATGAAGAGATTGATTTTACTGATCGTATATACCAGGACAGTTTACCACTGGTTGCTAGATCAACTGCTTCAAGtgctattaaaaataatattggtTTGACAGAAATAATGGCAGAAcctgatgtttttaaaaataaacagaaaataaatgCCATACTTGATATACATAGGCAGCGAAGGTTAATGGAGAGGGAACAACATCCAT CACGGTTTGGTATTAAACCAACACTGGGACAACTTGCCAGTAATCGCTCTTCTATTTTGGCTCGTTCGTTCGGTACAACTAATCTTCCAAAGGAAAAATCTGTTCCTGTGCCAGATT ATGTACCATCCACAGAAATCAGAGGTAAAACAGATGTTCATTTCAAAACTATTAAAGTGAAACAACCTGAGAAATTCTCATTTGGTGTGAACACAAATACTGAAGTTTCAGGTATGCATTTTAAAGAACTAcagagaagaaatacagaaatacaaaagAAGATTTCTAATCAAATATGA
- the SPATA4 gene encoding spermatogenesis-associated protein 4 isoform X3 yields the protein MSYSTCPGRTGLPLIVLRWLQSLDLTFSPKNFRRDFSNGYLIAEIFSRYFPEDIHMNSFLNGTSLRVKLINWEILEKFFRKRNLKTTRELIDGTIHFKPGAAEMFVQDIYTMLTNSCIKHIQDEEIDFTDRIYQDSLPLVARSTASSAIKNNIGLTEIMAEPDVFKNKQKINAILDIHRQRRLMEREQHPSRFGIKPTLGQLASNRSSILARSFGTTNLPKEKSVPVPDYVPSTEIRGKTDVHFKTIKVKQPEKFSFGVNTNTEVSESTADYE from the exons ATGTCGTACTCCACATGTCCAGGGCGTACTGGATTGCCCCTGATAGTGCTGCGATGGCTTCAGAGCCTCGACCTCACTTTTTCACCAAAGAACTTCCGTAG GGATTTTTCAAATGGCTACCTTATTGCTGAAATATTCTCTCGGTACTTCCCAGAAGACATTCATATGAATTCCTTTTTAAATGGAACATCTTTAAGAGTCAAACTCATTAACTGGGAAATACTTGAAAAG ttttttagaaaaagaaaccTGAAGACTACACGAGAGCTAATAGATGGGACAATTCATTTTAAACCAGGAGCTGCAGAAATGTTTGTACAAGATATTTATACAATGCTTACAAACAGTTG TATAAAACATATTCAAGATGAAGAGATTGATTTTACTGATCGTATATACCAGGACAGTTTACCACTGGTTGCTAGATCAACTGCTTCAAGtgctattaaaaataatattggtTTGACAGAAATAATGGCAGAAcctgatgtttttaaaaataaacagaaaataaatgCCATACTTGATATACATAGGCAGCGAAGGTTAATGGAGAGGGAACAACATCCAT CACGGTTTGGTATTAAACCAACACTGGGACAACTTGCCAGTAATCGCTCTTCTATTTTGGCTCGTTCGTTCGGTACAACTAATCTTCCAAAGGAAAAATCTGTTCCTGTGCCAGATT ATGTACCATCCACAGAAATCAGAGGTAAAACAGATGTTCATTTCAAAACTATTAAAGTGAAACAACCTGAGAAATTCTCATTTGGTGTGAACACAAATACTGAAGTTTCAG